Proteins encoded by one window of Mycolicibacterium sp. ND9-15:
- a CDS encoding inositol-3-phosphate synthase, with product MSANGEVRVAIVGVGNCASSLVQGVQYYQDADETATVPGLMHVRLGPYHVRDVKFVAAFDVDAKKVGFDLSEAIFASENNTIKIADVPPTNVTVQRGPTLDGIGKYYADTIEVSDSDPVDVVKALKDAEVDVLVSYLPVGSEEADKFYAQCAIDAGVAFVNALPVFIASDPEWAKKFADAGVPIVGDDIKSQIGATITHRVMAKLFEDRGVQLDRTMQLNVGGNMDFLNMLERSRLESKKISKTQAVTSNLQREFNTKDVHIGPSDHVGWLDDRKWAYVRLEGRAFGDVPLNLEYKLEVWDSPNSAGVIIDAVRAAKIAKDRGIGGPVEAASAYLMKSPPKQLPDDVARAQLETFIEG from the coding sequence ATGTCAGCCAACGGAGAGGTGCGGGTCGCGATAGTCGGCGTGGGCAACTGCGCGTCGTCGCTCGTACAGGGCGTGCAGTACTACCAAGACGCCGATGAGACCGCGACTGTGCCCGGTCTGATGCATGTGCGGCTCGGCCCGTACCACGTCCGCGACGTCAAGTTCGTCGCCGCGTTCGACGTCGACGCCAAGAAGGTCGGCTTCGACCTGTCCGAGGCAATCTTCGCGTCGGAGAACAACACCATCAAGATCGCCGATGTACCGCCGACCAACGTGACCGTGCAGCGCGGCCCGACCCTGGACGGCATCGGTAAGTACTACGCCGACACCATCGAGGTGTCCGACTCCGACCCGGTCGACGTGGTGAAGGCGCTCAAGGACGCCGAGGTCGACGTGCTCGTGTCCTACCTCCCGGTGGGCTCTGAGGAGGCCGACAAGTTCTACGCGCAGTGCGCGATCGACGCCGGCGTGGCGTTCGTCAACGCGCTGCCGGTGTTCATCGCGTCGGACCCGGAGTGGGCGAAGAAGTTCGCCGACGCCGGTGTGCCGATCGTCGGCGACGACATCAAGAGCCAGATCGGCGCCACGATCACCCACCGCGTGATGGCCAAGCTGTTCGAGGACCGCGGTGTGCAGCTCGACCGCACCATGCAGCTCAACGTCGGCGGCAACATGGACTTCCTCAACATGCTCGAGCGTTCGCGCCTGGAGTCGAAGAAGATCTCCAAGACCCAGGCTGTCACGTCGAACCTGCAGCGCGAGTTCAACACGAAGGACGTGCACATCGGCCCGTCCGATCACGTCGGCTGGCTCGACGACCGCAAGTGGGCTTACGTCCGGCTCGAGGGTCGCGCGTTCGGCGATGTGCCGCTGAACCTGGAGTACAAGCTCGAGGTCTGGGATTCGCCGAACTCGGCCGGCGTCATCATCGACGCGGTGCGCGCGGCGAAGATCGCCAAGGACCGCGGAATCGGCGGCCCCGTCGAGGCGGCGTCGGCCTACCTGATGAAGAGCCCGCCCAAGCAGCTCCCCGACGACGTGGCCCGCGCGCAGCT